A region of the Mytilus trossulus isolate FHL-02 chromosome 11, PNRI_Mtr1.1.1.hap1, whole genome shotgun sequence genome:
ACGATAAAATCCATATAGCATATGTTTATTTTCTACttaacacacccgtgatatcgcgggtccgtgactgaattaaagtatataactatgagTTGAACCCGTCAACCTGGAACTTCTCAATTagtttttggaaaacaaaaggtcctggaagggagtattacatgtattttatcaacagcattgtcctatattagttataaataaagttgaatccTTTGATTAGCTGTTTTACGtcatcagtggcggatccagaacttttcccaaggggggggggggggactgaCTGACCTACAAAAGGGAGGGAGCGCTCCATTCATGCtaccctatataatcaaccaattttttcccacgaaaggggggggggggcgggccccAAAGGGCACTGTTGAGAAACCCACGAACTTTAGCGTGACGTCCTGCGGACGTCGGTAAGGAACTTTCATTGTAACGTAATTCTTTTGGTGTTGTTACTTTATACATGAATGTGGCTTATGCAATACAAATATACACCTTAGAATTTTTGATTCCTTCACGATATTAtggtgccgtgaccaggataATATCGCTACCAAAAGATAGATTATCGTCCGAAGAACCATTTACTATATCAGGCGTAGATTTCAGTGGTGCGCTTAACATCAAAGGAGACGATGGACTACTTCGAAAAGTGTATATATGTGTGTTTACATGTGCCAATACTCGAGCTTTTGATCTTGAAATAGTTCCAGATATGACTGAAAAATCGTTCATGCTAGCTTTTCGTAGATTCATAAGCAGACAATCGATACCAAGAGTTATGATATCGGACAATGCTACAACATTTGTTGCCGCCGCGGAGGAAATACAAAAGTTAACGGACTCTAAATCTTTACATGACAAATTGTGCCAATTTCGAACCACATGGAAATTCATACCAAAACATGCCCCATGGTACGGCGGATTTTGGGAAAGACTGGTTGGACTAACTAAAAATTGTCTAAAAAAGATTCTTGGACGCGCATGTATAGATTTACCTCTGTTACAGACATTAGTGGTGGAAATTGAAGCTAACCTTAACAATAGACCGCTTACCTATATATCGTCGGACATTGCCGATCCAGAGCCGCTTACCCCGTCGCATCTATTGTATggaagacaaataaaaattttccCGTATCcgttatatacagatgaaacaGACAGTTATAGTGCCGATTTAGCAACCAATCACGAAACTATGAATGATCAAGCGAAAAGGAGATTCCGTCTTATTGAACAATTTTTAGCAAGATGGAAACACGAGTATTTGACCTCCTTGCGTGAATTTCACCGAGTGTCTGGAAATAACAATCAAAGTGTAAAACAAGGAGATGTAGTCCAAATATATGATGATAATTCTCCACGTACGACGTGGAAACTCGGTGTAATTGAAGAACTTACCTACGGAAACGATAACCTTGTGCGATCTGCGACGATCCGAACATCTAACTCTAAACTTAATAGACCGATAGTAAAATTATATCCTTTGGAGATTTGTGAATCCGACCCAATTACTACACAGACGCAAAGATATCAGCGAAATGCCAAGACAGATGCCGTAGAGAAAATCAGAGAGTGTTTAAAGtgacttttttcaattatattcaagTGAAGTGAcagtaaatttaaattatttaatctatatgagacattaattttaaaggaaatatttaatttaatttatttgtaaaagttcATTCAGTTCTAGAacaattcatttaatttattcaGTATATTTGAGACACTTTCTGCGGCCCCGGAGAATGTTGAGAAACCCACGAACTTTAGCGTGACGTCCTGCGGACGTCGGTAAGGAACTTTCATTGTAACGTCattcttttgttgttgttactttATACATGAATGTGGCTTATGCAATACAAATATAACCCTTAGAACTTTTGTTTCCTTCACGATAGGcacccctggatccgcctatgcgtcatgcccgctaacaaattgaaaactgcttatacgccttattttaagtccaaCATTTTAGTAtcgtattgtcatcttagaaagtcttactgattgtATATtacaatagggaacaatttGTCAATGATTAAATTAGAACTGCAACCCTGTAATTATGACCCATGTTTATATTTCGACCCGGAACTCGTTAATTATTGCCACTAtcaattatgtggaaaacaaaagggtctggagtggtgttttttttttaatcaacaccattCTCCTACATTggctatatataaaattgaattctaTGATTTATCGTTTTTTACCCGaagacggctgacaaattggacctcgttattttagtattatagatgttataagtaaacaaAACCATATAGCTTTGATTTATCGACAAATACCTATATGAGGTGATTAATtgttgtaaaacaataaaatcccAGTAAAACTTTATTTCCGTTTATAATTAAGATATTTAGAGACAAATCGTTTCAGTTATtggttgatatttattattatatattcagTTGCAGATATCAAGGTTGAGAATTTAATTGTTGAAGACAAGCTACAAACTAAAAATAGACATGATATTTCTTGGTATCATGTTAGTATATTATGTAACCCTGGCAGGACGATGAAAAAGACTATTTCAAATATACTGTAAAGATAATAatctatatatttgaaaaaaagcatgAGCtaataagaaaaagaagaatCTTAAACAGCATAGGAAAATGGAAGTTTGTTATAAAACTTTCTATTTTAAATAACGTATCATAATAATGAATTGTCTACCTTTCAACTTCGTTTAAGACAAACATTGTTATCTCTCATGACAGTTTTGACAAGAAGCGTATAAGAGAGACAACTCCACTTTGATcctatatttcaattaaattatgaaatttcatAATATTATGGTAATTCCTATTTGCCTCGACTGGGtaatctgaaatgaaaatattgtaaattgacTTAtcagatttaaacaaaacatatgtatgtttttttaagaaaggaAGAGTATTAAgaactttaaaatttaagaaatatgaaCATGGATAAGGCACCCCAAAATGTTGTTTCACGTTTTGACTCCAAATTGCAGTTTtcgatattaataaaaaaaaaaaagagagtaaaatcacaaaaatactgaactccgaggaaaataaaatcagaaaGTCCCTTATCCCATGGCAAAGTCAAATGacgaaacacatcaaaaacgaattgacaacaactTTCGTATTCCTGatttggaacaggcattttcaaatgtataaaatggtggattgaacctggtttttagcactaaacctctcactttgtatTACAGTGATGTGAGATGTGACtacaacttaataaaaaaaaattgatagaaaaataccaaactccggTTATTAAAAGACAATTGAAATCCATTAGACCTAGCAAAATTAACCGCAAGACTATATGAACCAAAAGAATCTGTCATATAtgtgtatttggcacaattttttgggaattttggatcctccaTGCTCTTCACATTTGCGCTTCTTTGGcttaatgaatattttgatatgagcgtcattgatgagtcttatgtagacgaaacgcgcgtctggcgtaataaatgataatcctggtatttttgataactataaaataattgtttgtttttggtatCTGCACAATGCTTTTAAACTTCATAATTTCAGATATTGTTGAAGATGAACTTAAAGTAATAAGAGTGAGAAAAAAAgagagtaaaatcacaaaaatactgaactccgaggaaaataaaatcagaaagtcccttatcacaTGGCAAAGTCAAATGACGAAACAAATCAAAAACGAATTGACGACAACTTTCGTATTCCTGatttggaacaggcattttcaaatgtaaaaaatggtggattgaacctggtttttagcactaaacctctcactttgtatTACAGTAATGTGAGATGTGAccacaaattaataaaaaaaaatatatagaaaaatacaaaactccGGTTATTAAAAGACAATTGAAATCCATAAGACCTAGCAAAATTAACCGCAAGACTATATGAACCAAAATAATCTTTCATATAtgtgtatttggcacaatttttgtGGAATTTTATATCCTCCATGCTCTTCACATTTGTGcttatttggcttaataaatattttgatatgagcgtcactgatgagtcttatgtagacgaaacgctcgtgtggcgtactaaattataatcctggtatgtttgataactatataataattgtttgtttttggtatttgcaCAATGCTTTCGAACTTCTTCAGTTCAGATATTGTTGAAGATGAACTTAAagtaataaaagtaaattgtattaaatgtatatacaaagaCAGTTTATACTCAGAGTTCTGAGTACAGTTGTATGACTTAAAGTCTAGAACTTATTAAATTCTTCCACAATACCATTTATTTCAATTGACACTATTTTTAATCGTTCATTTCAGCATATTGTACTTAACAAAGATTCAATTCATggataaatttgtttacataagGCATATATtgccttagccgtatttggcacaactttttggaattttggatcctcaatgctcttcaactttgtacttgtttggctctatgaatattttgatatgagcgtcactaatgagtcgtatgtagacgaaccgcgcgtctggtgtacttaATTATTAGCCTTggcctttgataactatttgcaccactgggtcgataccactgctggtagacgtttcgttcccgagggtatcaccagcccagtagtcaacacttctgtgttgacacgaatatcaataatgtggtcaattttgtaaatttcctgcttacaaaactttgaatttttcgaaagacTAGGGCTTCACTGAtgcgtcttatgtagacaaaacgcgcgtctggcgtactaaattataatcctggaactttgataactatttaaggACGCctatatcatgaatattgaGTCGACAGCAACCCAATTGGACTGTTAGAAACAAAATCAGGTAATCCAAGTGTCGTTGTCAATAAATAATGAAAGTTATCCTAAAAGTAAGTCTTACAAAACTGCAATTTTGGCAAAAACTGAGAacttcacattatttttttttgcaattgtttatcttaaatttttaaaacatgaaacacTAAATATATGTGTACGGTATGATT
Encoded here:
- the LOC134689963 gene encoding uncharacterized protein LOC134689963; the protein is MNVAYAIQIYTLEFLIPSRYYGAVTRIISLPKDRLSSEEPFTISGVDFSGALNIKGDDGLLRKVYICVFTCANTRAFDLEIVPDMTEKSFMLAFRRFISRQSIPRVMISDNATTFVAAAEEIQKLTDSKSLHDKLCQFRTTWKFIPKHAPWYGGFWERLVGLTKNCLKKILGRACIDLPLLQTLVVEIEANLNNRPLTYISSDIADPEPLTPSHLLYGRQIKIFPYPLYTDETDSYSADLATNHETMNDQAKRRFRLIEQFLARWKHEYLTSLREFHRVSGNNNQSVKQGDVVQIYDDNSPRTTWKLGVIEELTYGNDNLVRSATIRTSNSKLNRPIVKLYPLEICESDPITTQTQRYQRNAKTDAVEKIRECLK